The Polyangium spumosum region CGCTCTCGCGCGCCGCCGCCGAGATCCTCGCCGAGCCACGCGTGCGTCGCTTGCTCGAGATCGAGCTCGACGACAAAGGCTCGCTCGCGCCGAGCGCAGGCGGACCACTCGGCGACCACGTGGCGCACGTCTGGATCGACCTGCCGAGCCCCTCGGAGGTCCTCATCGAAGCGAGGCTCGCCGAGCGCCCCATCACGCGCCGCTACCTCCTGATCCGCGGCCTCAACCCCGACGTCGCCGCGCGCCTCGTGGCCATCGCCGCGAACGAGCTCGTCCGCGCGCAGGCGCGCCCCCTCAGGCCTCGCAGGCCCCCGGCCCCGCGATCGCCTTCGCCCGAGGAGCTCGAGCTCGTGGCCCGGCGCGCGCCTGCGATCGTCTGGTCGGCCGCGCCGAGCTTCGCCTTGTTGCCCGGTTCGTCCGGCGCCTTGTGGGGCGCGGGCGCCTCGCTCGGCTTCCGCGGCGCCGGCGTGAGCGAACGCGCCACGGCCCGCTGGCTCACGGGCCCCACGAGCGCCGGCGCGACGCGGTGGTTCGAGGTCGGGCTCGCGGTCGACTACCGCCTCTGGCTCGACCCGTCGGTGCGCCTCGCGCTCGGCGCCGACGCGGCGCTCGCCTTCTTGCACCTCGGCGACGTGCGCGCGACGGACGGCGTCCTCGGCGCGCGTGACGTGATGTCTGGCCGCGCGGGCGGCCTCCTCGGCGTCGACGTGCGCGCGTTCGGCCCTGCGTGGCTCGGCCTGCACCTGAGCCCGGGCGCCCTCCTCCGACCCGCGCGCTTCGAGACGACGGGCGGGCTCGGCGGCGCCGTCGAGGGGCTCTGGCTCGGCCTGGATCTCTCGTTGCAGATCGAGCACCCGCTCGGCAGGTCCGTCCCGACGAACCCTCGTTGATCACGCACGAGGTGGGGGCCTTGTGCCTCGTGTGTCCGTCTCCATGATCCTCGGGGGGGGAGCCTTTCGATGCAACACCTCGGAGAGCCCGCGGAACCCTTCGTCATCGGGCCCGCGAGCGCGGGGCGCGCGCTACGCGACCGGTTCGGCACGTTCGTCGGCGCCGACTACGTTCCTGGCAAGACGGCGATGCGTGACGCGCTCGTCGAACGATTCGGCATCTCGCAGCTCGACGCGGAGGAGCTCTGCGACGCGCTCGAGGCCTCGGGCGCGCTGCGCTTCATCAGCACGCCCGACGGCGAAGGGTTTCACATCGACAGCGACGTGGTGGACGAGGCTGCGTAACCGAAGGCGCGTCGAGCGACCTCGGGGCACGCGTGTTGCCCTGTCCGCTCACGCAGCTCGGCCCCGGCGCGCGCGCTGCCACCGGAGGAAGCACCATGTTCGACCGTGGCTGGACGATCTTCCGCATTCGCGGCATCCCCGTGAAGCTGCACATCACGCTCGTCCTGTTTCTCCCGTACGTCGCGTTCGTCACGTCTACCCAGTTCCGGGTGATCGCCGAGGCCGTCGGGCTGCCGCGCAGCGAAGTGCACCTGCCGCCGCTCGTCTGGGGCACGATCCTCGCGGTCGGGCTCTTCGTCTCCATCTTGCTGCACGAGCTCGCGCACTCGTTCGTGGCCCTCTCGAACGGCGTCCGCGTCCGGTCGATCACGCTCATGATGCTCGGCGGCGTCTCGCGCATGGAGCGCGACGTGAAGCCCGAGCGCGAGGCGTGGATGGCCTTCGCCGGGCCGCTCTCGAGCTTCGGCATCGCGCTCGGCTGCTGGCTCTTCTCGCTCCTGCCCCTGCCCGCCGAGGTGCGCGTCGCCTTCCTCGCGCTCGCGCTCGCCAACGCGGTGCTCGGCGCGTTCAACCTCTTGCCCGCCTTCCCCATGGACGGCGGGCGCGTGCTGCGCGGGCTGCTCTCCTCGCGGCTCGGCATCCGCCGCGCGACCCGCGTGGCCGCGACGATCGGCAAGGGCATGGCCGTGCTCTTTGGTCTGCTCGGCCTGCTCTCGTTCAACATCCTGCTCGTGCTCATCGCGGTGTTCGTGTACATGGGCGCGGCCGGCGAGCAGGGGCGCAGCCAGTTCCGGCAGGTCCTCGAGGGTTTGCCCGTGGCCGAGGTGATGACGAGCCGGCTCGGCGAGGCGCACGCGGACGAACGCGCGGGCGAGGTCGCGCGGCGGCTCTTCCGGCAGAACCTCGCGGGCGCGCTCGTGGTCGACGGCGACGGCGAGCACGACGGGCACGATCCGGATCACGTGCTCGGCGTGGTGACGGCGTGGGACCTCGCGCGGCCCGAGCTCCACCGCGCGCCCGACGCGACTGTCGGCAAGGCCATGCGGACGGACGTGCCACGCGTGCACACCCGGGACGACGCGGCGGCCACGCTCGACGCGCTCGTGGGTGGAGACGCCGAGGCCGTGCTCGTGCTCGACGAGGGCGAACACGTGGTCGGCCTCGTGACGCCGGCCGACCTCCAGCGCGCGATCACGCTGCTCGGCGCGGCCGGCGGGCGGGCGCGTTAAGCGCTCATCTTCGGGATGGTCAGGCGCACGCGCGCGCCGCCGCTCGGAGCATCGTCGATCTCGAGCTGCATGCGCACGTGCGCCGCGATCGCCGTCGCGGCGATGAGCGAGATCCCCGCGGGACGACCTGCCGCGAGGATCTCGAAGTCCCGGCTCAAGACGCCGGTCCGCGCCGCCTCGGGCAGCGGGTGCCCGGCGTCGTCCACGGTGAGCGTGAAGCCGCCGCCCTGCTGCTCGGAGAGCGTCAGGACCACCTCCGTGCCTGGCGGCGACGCGCTGATCGCATGATCGAGCAGCGCGTGCATCAGCACCGTCAGCGCCCCGATCTGCGCGACCTCGTACGCCGTCTGCGGCGCGTTCAGCGTCACGCGCACGTCGTGCCGCGCCGCGCGCCCCACGTCGTCGCGCACCACGTCGCGCAGCGCCTCGGCGATGTCCACGTGCCGCGGCAGCTCGCCGATCGGGCACGCGCCGAGCCGCGCGAGGTCGCCCATCGTCTCGGACGCCGCCGTCACGTGCCGCATCGAGCTCGCCACGATGTCGCCGACCTCGCCCCCGCGATCACGCAGCGGCAAGAGGTCGCGCGTGATCGCCGAGAAGATGCCGCGCAGCTCCGACACGAGCCCTCGCACGCCGGCCACCAGCACCGCGAGCCCCTCGCTGCTCACGGGCTCGATCGACGCGCTCGCCGGCGGCGTGCTCGCCACCTTCGCGCCGCTCGCGAACACCGCGGCGAGCTCGCGCGCGTAGGCCTCGCCTTGCTCCTGCGCCGCCTTGAGCTCGCGCTTCAGGTTCTCGAGCTCCTGCCGCTGCATGTCCACGTCGGCCGGCAGCACGAGCGTCTGCATCGAGCCGTCGAGCTCCAGCCGCCCTCCGTGCCGGATCGCCATGCGCGACAGCCACGCGCGCTCCGACTCGAACGTCGCGGGCTGGTCCGGGCCGAGCACCACGCTGACCTTCACCTCTTCGCCCTCGCGGCGCACGCTCACCTCGGCGGTGCCCTTCGCGTTCGCCGGATCGCCCGCCTGACCGACGAGCAAGAGCAACATGCGACGTAGCTCGGCCTCGTCGCCGAACACCGTCGTGCCTTCGCCCATCTCGATCTGCACGCGCGCCTCGGGCGCGACCTCCCACAGGAGCTGCGCGAGATCGATCTTGCCTCGCCGCCCTCGGGTCGCAGGGTGCCCGTGGAGCGAGGCCAGCATCCCGACGGCCTCGTCGAGCTGGTTCAGCGTCGTCTCCACCGCGACCGTGCTCTCGCCCTCGGGCACGCGAACGGAGCCCGGGGGCCCGTCCTGGATGATCACTCCCTGGCGGAGCTTCTGCGCTGCAGTGCGGGCTTCCTGCGCGAGCAGCCACGTCAGCTCGTTGCGCGTCAATCGATCGCTCGTCACCCGATCTCCGTCCTCTGCGCTTTCTTCGAGAAATCGCGCCGGGGCATGATGCCAGAACCCGCCCTGCCCTGCTACGCTGAAGGCGGACCCGACCTCTCTTCCTTTGCCATGACGAGCGCCGAGACGAAGGCCCCGCCGCCGACGCGGCCCCTGCGAAACCTTCGCTGGCTCGCGCCCCTCCTCCCCGCGGCCGTCTTCGCCGGTGCTTGTGGGCCATCCACCGCGCCGAACCCTTTCACCGTCGACGCCGGCCCCGACGCCGCGGAGGACCCCGACGCCGGCGGCACCGGCGGCGGTAATCCCGGCGACGCAGCCCCGCCCGACGACACCCTCGGCGGCCCCTGCAACGACGACGCCCAGTGCGACGACACCATCGCTTGCACCGTCGACACCTGCGACCTCGCCCTCGGCCGCTGCCGCCACAGCCCCGACGACGGCGCTTGCCAGGACGGCTTCTACTGCGACGGCGTCGAGCGCTGCGAACCCAAGCTCGGCTGCCTGCCCGGCGCTCCCGTCGCTTGCTCCGACGGCGACGTCTGCACCATCGACACCTGCGTCGAGTCCACGGGCGCCTGCACGCACGTCCTGCGTGACGCCGACGGCGACGGCACGGCCGACGGCCACTGCGTCGCGAACGGCGACTGCAACGACGACGACCCGAAGGTCTCGCCCGCGCTGCCCGAGGTCTGCGCGAACGGCAAGGACGACGACTGCGACGGCGCCGTCGACGAAGCCGGCTGCGCTTCACCCGAGCACGACACGTGCGCCGATCCCCTCGTCATCGACGCGCCCGGCGCGTACACGATCAACACCACCGCGGCCGCCTCGAACTTCGCCGCCTCCTGCAACGTCGACAATCAGGCCGGCGCGCGTGACGTCGTCGCCGCCATCGTCCTGCCTGCGGGCCCGCCCCTCGACGTCGAGATCTCTGCCCGGACGAACGGCGCCGACGTCGCCCTCGCGCTCCTCGGCCAGTGTGGCGATCCCTCGAGCGAGATCACCTGCGGCAAGTCGTTCTTCAACGCCCAGGGTGGCCGCTTCGCCAAGATCCGCGGCCGCTCGCTCGGCGATCCCGCCCAAAGCGTCGCGCTGCCCCTCTACGTCTTCACCGACGCGAACACGCCCGTCGTCCTCGACGTCGCCTTCCTCCCGCCCGAGCCCGTCGCCACGAACGAGACCTGCGGCACGGCCGAGCCCATCTCCTTCGGCGTGCCTTTCCTCTCGACCTTGATCGACGTCGATCAAGACGTCGGCATCGCCTGCATGCCGCTCACGGGCGAGCTCCTCTACAGCTTCGAGCTCGCCTCCCCTGCGAACGTGCACGTCTATGCGAGCTCCGTCGACGGCGACGGCGCCCCCGTGATCTCCCTCCGCGACGCGGCCTGCGCGCTGCCCGAGGACGAGATCACCTGCCAGAGCGCGAAGATCGTCGACGTCTTCCGCCACGCGTTGCCCGCGGGCACCTACCACGTCGCCGTCGCGGCCGGCGCGCCCACGACCGTCTCCACGACCGTCGTGATCGAACCTCCCACCGAGCCTCTGCCCGACGAGACCTGCGCGGGCGCCCCGACGATCACGCCCAACGTCACGCGTGACGTCGACCTCCTCGAACGCCAGGACGACGTCCAGCTCGGCTGCCTGCCTGGCGCGGTCGACGCGGCGTATACGCTCTCGTTGCCCGTCGCCTCCGACGTCCTGCTCGTCCAGCGTATCTCCCAGGGTGACTCCGCCGCCGTCTCGCTCGCCCTCCCGCTCTGCGCCGAACCTTCGGACGAGCTCGCGTGTGTCGCCGGCGGGCAATCGCCGCTCCGCGTCGGCAAGCGCAACGTGCCCGCGGGTGAGTACCGTGTCATCGCCGAGTCTCTGCTCGGCCAGCCCGTGCAGGTCACGGCGTTCGTGCGCAAGAGCGCGCCGCCCCTCGTCGTGCCTTTCGCCGACGCTTGCGCGGACGTGCTCATGATCCCGGAGACGGGCGGTTTTTTCCAGGGCAACACCGCGAACGCGACGGCGAGCTTCAACGCGGGTTGTGATCAAGGCGGAGGGCCCGAGGGCGGGGCGCGTGACCA contains the following coding sequences:
- a CDS encoding putative metal-binding motif-containing protein; translated protein: MTSAETKAPPPTRPLRNLRWLAPLLPAAVFAGACGPSTAPNPFTVDAGPDAAEDPDAGGTGGGNPGDAAPPDDTLGGPCNDDAQCDDTIACTVDTCDLALGRCRHSPDDGACQDGFYCDGVERCEPKLGCLPGAPVACSDGDVCTIDTCVESTGACTHVLRDADGDGTADGHCVANGDCNDDDPKVSPALPEVCANGKDDDCDGAVDEAGCASPEHDTCADPLVIDAPGAYTINTTAAASNFAASCNVDNQAGARDVVAAIVLPAGPPLDVEISARTNGADVALALLGQCGDPSSEITCGKSFFNAQGGRFAKIRGRSLGDPAQSVALPLYVFTDANTPVVLDVAFLPPEPVATNETCGTAEPISFGVPFLSTLIDVDQDVGIACMPLTGELLYSFELASPANVHVYASSVDGDGAPVISLRDAACALPEDEITCQSAKIVDVFRHALPAGTYHVAVAAGAPTTVSTTVVIEPPTEPLPDETCAGAPTITPNVTRDVDLLERQDDVQLGCLPGAVDAAYTLSLPVASDVLLVQRISQGDSAAVSLALPLCAEPSDELACVAGGQSPLRVGKRNVPAGEYRVIAESLLGQPVQVTAFVRKSAPPLVVPFADACADVLMIPETGGFFQGNTANATASFNAGCDQGGGPEGGARDQLLGLSLSDKKRVVLDMSGSGYTTLLDVRKGPDCPGVEVPKACAVGYGQNKSFLDLTLDPGMYFLQIDGLGQDAGPWFLDVRVIDP
- a CDS encoding site-2 protease family protein, with protein sequence MFDRGWTIFRIRGIPVKLHITLVLFLPYVAFVTSTQFRVIAEAVGLPRSEVHLPPLVWGTILAVGLFVSILLHELAHSFVALSNGVRVRSITLMMLGGVSRMERDVKPEREAWMAFAGPLSSFGIALGCWLFSLLPLPAEVRVAFLALALANAVLGAFNLLPAFPMDGGRVLRGLLSSRLGIRRATRVAATIGKGMAVLFGLLGLLSFNILLVLIAVFVYMGAAGEQGRSQFRQVLEGLPVAEVMTSRLGEAHADERAGEVARRLFRQNLAGALVVDGDGEHDGHDPDHVLGVVTAWDLARPELHRAPDATVGKAMRTDVPRVHTRDDAAATLDALVGGDAEAVLVLDEGEHVVGLVTPADLQRAITLLGAAGGRAR
- a CDS encoding sensor histidine kinase — translated: MTSDRLTRNELTWLLAQEARTAAQKLRQGVIIQDGPPGSVRVPEGESTVAVETTLNQLDEAVGMLASLHGHPATRGRRGKIDLAQLLWEVAPEARVQIEMGEGTTVFGDEAELRRMLLLLVGQAGDPANAKGTAEVSVRREGEEVKVSVVLGPDQPATFESERAWLSRMAIRHGGRLELDGSMQTLVLPADVDMQRQELENLKRELKAAQEQGEAYARELAAVFASGAKVASTPPASASIEPVSSEGLAVLVAGVRGLVSELRGIFSAITRDLLPLRDRGGEVGDIVASSMRHVTAASETMGDLARLGACPIGELPRHVDIAEALRDVVRDDVGRAARHDVRVTLNAPQTAYEVAQIGALTVLMHALLDHAISASPPGTEVVLTLSEQQGGGFTLTVDDAGHPLPEAARTGVLSRDFEILAAGRPAGISLIAATAIAAHVRMQLEIDDAPSGGARVRLTIPKMSA